The following coding sequences lie in one Epinephelus moara isolate mb chromosome 17, YSFRI_EMoa_1.0, whole genome shotgun sequence genomic window:
- the cth1 gene encoding cysteine three histidine 1 produces MFKTSSDDLFLPSYQDEELVDNLLSSEESDGDGGGEGLSLAKALLPLVESSSPPLIPWVCSTRYKTELCTSYSATGFCNYAERCQFAHGLHELHVPFRHPKYKTELCRSFHTTGYCYYGSRCLFVHNPTEQRPAVRRRRNVPCRTFRAFGVCPFGTRCNFLHVEGGDVGSGLESPHVDEEKTPPVPSPQLQPQTKEWKPRGALCRTFSSFGFCLYGTRCRFQHGLPSKVKTSEQTQGGSLFPQQSLGSSGLPSPTSPFTSTSPISSTSSSPPSASPLATPPAEATAHNAFTFSSQHLSDLLLPLALHLQQLESNKAQEIWDNRAL; encoded by the exons ATGTTTAAG ACCAGTAGTGATGACTTGTTCCTGCCTTCCTACCAAGATGAGGAGCTGGTGGACAACCTGCTGTCCAGTGAGGAGTCAGAtggagatggtggtggtgaAGGACTCTCCCTGGCTAAGGCTCTGCTCCCCCTGGTAGagtcctcctcccctcccctcatcCCCTGGGTCTGCTCCACCCGCTACAAGACGGAGCTCTGCACCAGCTACTCAGCCACTGGTTTCTGCAATTACGCCGAGCGCTGTCAGTTCGCCCACGGCCTCCATGAGCTTCATGTTCCCTTCCGCCACCCCAAGTACAAAACGGAGTTGTGTCGCAGCTTTCACACAACCGGCTACTGCTACTACGGCAGCCGCTGCCTGTTCGTCCACAACCCCACCGAGCAGCGCCCTGCTGTGCGCCGCCGCAGGAATGTCCCCTGTCGCACCTTCCGTGCCTTTGGTGTCTGTCCCTTTGGAACCCGCTGTAACTTCCTGCATGTTGAGGGTGGAGATGTGGGCAGCGGTCTGGAGTCACCCCATGTTGACGAGGAGAAGACGCCACCTGTTCCCAGCCCCCAGCTCCAACCGCAAACCAAGGAGTGGAAACCACGTGGAGCTCTGTGCCGCACCTTCAGTTCATTCGGTTTCTGCCTGTACGGCACACGCTGCCGCTTCCAGCACGGCCTCCCCAGCAAGGTCAAAACCTCCGAGCAGACCCAAGGAGGGTCCCTCTTCCCTCAGCAATCCCTTGGCAGCTCAGGTTTACCTTCCCCCACCTCCCCCTTCACCTCCACCTCACCCATCTCTTCaacctcctcttctcctccatcaGCCTCCCCTTTGGCCACTCCGCCTGCAGAGGCTACAGCCCACAATGCCTTCACCTTCTCCAGTCAGCACCTCAGCGacctgctgctgccactggccctccacctgcagcagctggagagcAACAAGGCGCAGGAGATCTGGGACAACAGGGCCCTCTGA
- the mta2 gene encoding metastasis-associated protein MTA2, giving the protein MAANMYRVGDYVYFENSSSNPYLIRRIEELNKTANGNVEAKVVCLFRRRDISGNLNTLADSNAREFEEESKQPSLSEQQKHQLKHRELFLSRQFESLPATHIRGKCNVTLLNETDVLAGYLEKEDCFFYSLVFDPVQKTLLADQGEIRVGSKYQAEIPDKLAEGESDNRIQEKLETKVWDPNNQLKDPQIDQFLVVARAVGTFARALDCSSSIRQPSLHMSAAAASRDITLFHAMDTLQKNNYDLAKAMSTLVPQGGPVLCRDEMEEWSASEAMLFEEALEKYGKDFNDIRQDFLPWKSLASVVQFYYMWKTTDRYIQQKRLKAAEADSKLKQVYIPTYTKPNPNQIMVPGSKPGMNGAASFQKGLSCESCHTAQSPQWYAWGPPNMQCRLCASCWIYWKKYGGLKTPTQLEGAARAGSEAGPRSHMTRQEVQGMSPFTRNEGRAKLLAKNRQTFILQTTKLTRIARRVCEDILQPRRAARRPYASINANAVKAECMIRLPKATKTPLKSKVVPRQSLANIVKDLAISAPLKLKASRGPPTPINRNQASQPRVGQSLLGKRGFDSATGVPYPANGRPYTSGMRTTSQSVIKRQKVSQGEAPNPVVFVATKDTRALRKHLTQSEMRRAARKPHLLVRIKLPPPPRSLAMPLLPSSTSEPIVLED; this is encoded by the exons ACAGCCAATGGGAATGTGGAGGCGAAGGTTGTGTGTCTGTTCAGGAGGCGAGACATCTCAGGAAACCTCAACACCCTGGCTGACAGCAATGCAA gaGAATTTGAGGAGGAGTCGAAGCAGCCGTCGCTGTCAGAACAACAGAAACACCAGCTAAAACACAGAGAACTCTTCCTGTCTCGACAGTTTGAATCTCTACCTGCGACTCACATACG GGGGAAATGTAACGTCACCCTCCTCAATGAAACAGACGTCCTGGCCGGCTACCTGGAAAAAGAG GACTGTTTCTTCTACTCGTTGGTGTTTGACCCTGTCCAGAAGACCCTACTTGCGGACCAGGGCGAGATCCGAGTGGGTTCTAAGTACCAGGCCGAGATCCCTGACAAGTTAGCTGAGG gtGAATCAGACAACAGGATCCAGGAGAAGCTGGAGACCAAGGTGTGGGACCCCAACAACCAGCTCAAAGACCCTCAGATCGACCAGTTCCTGGTGGTGGCAAG AGCTGTGGGGACCTTTGCTCGGGCCCTGGACTGTAGCAGCTCCATCCGCCAGCCCAGCCTCCATATGAGTGCGGCTGCAGCCTCCAGAGACATCACACTG tTCCACGCTATGGACACGTTGCAGAAGAACAACTATGACCTGGCCAAAGCCATGTCCACCCTGGTTCCTCAGGGGGGTCCGGTGCTCTGCCGTGATGAGATGGAGGAGTGGAGCGCCTCAGAGGCCATGCTGTTTGAAGAGGCTCTGGAGAAATACGGCAAAGACTTCAATGACATCCGCCAGGACTTT cTGCCCTGGAAGTCTTTAGCCAGTGTGGTCCAGTTCTATTACATGTGGAAGACTACAGACCGCTACATCCAACAG AAACGACTAAAGGCAGCAGAGGCAGACAGTAAGCTGAAGCAGGTGTACATCCCCACCTA CACCAAACCCAACCCCAACCAGATCATGGTGCCAGGCAGCAAGCCCGGTATGAACGGGGCAGCAAGCTTTCAGAAAGGACTCAGCTGTGAGAGCTGCCACA CGGCTCAGTCTCCTCAGTGGTATGCCTGGGGGCCTCCCAACATGCAGTGCAGACTGTGCGCCTCCTGCTGGATCTACTGGAAGAAGTATGGAGGCCTGAAGACCCCCACACAACTAGAGGGTGCTGCTAGAGCTGGCTCT GAGGCAGGCCCCCGCAGTCACATGACACGCCAGGAGGTCCAGGGCATGTCACCGTTCACCCGCAACGAGGGTCGAGCCAAGCTGCTGGCCAAGAACCGCCAGACGTTCATCCTGCAGACCACCAAGCTGACCCGCATTGCTCGACGGGTGTGTGAGGACATCCTGCAGCCTCGCCGTGCTGCACGAAGGCCCTATGCCTCCATCAACGCCAACGCTGTAAAGGCTGagt GTATGATTAGGCTGCCCAAAGCCACAAAAACTCCTCTGAAGAGCAAGGTGGTGCCTCGACAGTCACTGGCCAACATAGTGAAGGATTTAG CCATCTCAGCTCCTCTGAAACTGAAGGCATCCAGAGGACCCCCGACACCCATCAACAGGAATCAGGCCAGCCAGCCTCGCGTGGGCCAAAGCTTGCTGGGAAAGAGAGGCTTTGATAGC GCTACAGGAGTGCCCTACCCAGCCAATGGGAGGCCATATACTTCAGGTATGAGGACCACCTCGCAGTCGGTCATCAAGCGGCAGAAGGTCAGCCAGGGGGAGGCTCCCAACCCTGTGGTGTTCGTGGCTACAAAGGACACCAG GGCTCTGAGGAAACATCTGACCCAGTCAGAGATGCGTCGGGCAGCGAGGAAACCTCATCTCCTAGTCCGCATCAAACTGCCGCCGCCCCCCCGCTCCCTGGCCATGCCCCTGCTCCCCTCCAGCACCAGCGAACCCATCGTCCTGGAGGACTGA